atgtttaatgtTGAatataagtcattttgaaaaatgtgaAGTGTTTTGACAACGacttaaaatagtttttgaaataatttaaaatgtgTTTAAACAGATTcaatcaaaagaatttaaataaaattaaaaattattttttctctaattaCTCGAGGGTCTGAATCTTTCACTTCTTAAAAAGGTATCATGTCAACTACGATTGAactataataaattaataaattatggaTAATATTGTCACTATCCAATTAAttcaaatgatatttatatgtctGTTCGGTAGGCGACTCGTTCAAAAAAACTCCATCTTCTCCCCGCTCCTCTTCTGTTGACGCTCCTCGGCCCTGTTCCTCACCCGCTAGCTCCGTCGCTTATGGCTGCCGTCTCATTCCATTTTTATGTGCTCAAAGCTTTGGCCGACtggctgatcggagaagatgtTGGAATGGAGCTTCCTGTGATGCTGTAAGCGTAGTTGCGGTTTAACTCCGTTTCTCTTTAGCACGTGCTTGTAGATTGATTATGCGGTGAGTTTTGGATTCAATAGAAGTTTCGTTTTGCTTTTCTTTCAGCTCTTCAATATGCAGCATTGTCTTGCATTTACGATTACTTGATTTCAAAGTTGTCCTGTTCTGTGAACTCTGAAGTTTTTCTTTGTATGTTGATAGCTGCTAATCGGAATTGATGTTTATGCATGCGAATTACAATTCGGATAGCTTGAAATTTCCCTGAAATGTTGCATTTAGCGTTGACTGATTTTTTGTGCGATAGTTGTTCCTTGCTGCAATATTGTTCTATTGCTGAAAGAACGAAATAGAACACTATTGATGGCATCTACGGGTTAAGATCCTTGATCATTTCTCTGGCAGATAATGCAAATGAAATTGCGCATTCGAAGCAGAGCCAATCTGTTAGCCAATAGGAATTGATGTTTCGTTAAAATTTAGCAAGGGATTTTCTGGATATTCTTAGAGACAAGAACGATGTATAGAAGTGTAAAGTTACTTCGGTTTTGTTCAATAGCACAAAAATAGACGTAACATGGTTCTGTATCAACATGCCGAGCTCAATTCCTTTTCATATAGGTTTCAGATGcagttttaatttcaaattgttAGCAACATTATCATTGCCAGTTCAAATGCCATGGTTTGTCTTATCATGAACATTAATTTAATGTTACAACTGCAGGTTGTTGAAGTTATAGCCATGTATTTGCTTGTCCACACACAATAGATCTGTCCAATATGATGAAAGAAATGAAGGTTGCTGTCAGAATCACACGCTCTCAGTCTAATTCCTCGAGTAGACTAGGAGCTATTTCACCCTCATTACAACTTTCACTCAAAGAATTGCGCAAACGTGGTCATACAGAAAACTCTGAACAAGCACAACTAGATGGAAGTAATGCTTCCCCAACTATTACTGTTGGTGTTCGGCGCAAAAGAAGAGCAGTGCTCAAGGATGTTACTAACATGTCCTGTGAGAGTAATAATCTGGGGTGCTTGCATGCTTCTAAAGTTCAGGTgcaaatttttcatatttcaaattGTCAACTGCTTCATGgagtttgaattttaaattcatGGAAGCAATTACATTCCTCGAGTGTTTCTTCAAGCCTCTAGCTGAAAGAATGGGGAAACGAATTGCGTCTTTATAATCATGCATGACAGTATTGCCTATCAAAAATGAACAGAAGTGCggggttttttttttgggtggaAATTCATAGGTACAAGAGGTTTCACAGATTGAATCACTTGAAGATTCACCCATTAAAAGGATGGCCGAATCACGAGGTACCTCTCCAGTGATGATGTCAGATAAAAAAGAGACAACGCAGGAGAACAAGTTTCAGAGTGTAATAGGATGCAAAAATTGTGCATTCCCTGTGCCTTCAGGATCAAACGACCACCAAATGAAAGGTTTGAATACTAGTTCATAGTCATGGCATTTTAGTCGAGCATAACTtggtaattatttaaattatgagaATGCCATTCTCAAACACTCTTTAAAGTAATTACCATCGTGGGAatattttcatcttattcttacGTGGGATTGAAGAaggaattttaatttaattaatttaaatttcattttaataatCATTGTCATATTACCCTTGACCTTTCATAACTACCCTCGATGACCACATGATTCCATTTAATGTACTTTCTGTGTACGTAGACAGAATGTAAGCTGTCTTATTTATTCAATGGCGTAAGAGAAGTAGATAATAATTGCTTGAGTGACATGGTTTTTAGGAAtgtattcaataaaaatttccCAAATCATATAATGATACagaattatatcaatttttatgttacttcaatttaaaaattatatgtcATTTTCAATTTAACCACTTGATCTTTAGGAGTACCATCACAAAATGTGCTTGCATTAGATTCCATGTTTCTTTATCAGCTGCTTGAATGAAAGTGTGTGGTATGTGCTTCATTTTGTTTGCTTACCCGCATCAATTGTTTTAGTAGTTATTCACCCTGGCTCAAAGAAACTCCTAATAAATCTTGCTTATAGTTTATGTTTCTTCTCTTTGTCTAATCCTTTTCATTTTGAGAACATAATTATGTTTCCACGAGCGTGACTTCCAGTTACTTCATAATTGACTGAAAATTAATGAGTTCAAGGAAATTACTTTACGAGATGTGAGACATTAAGAAGTGCAGTTTACGTACTATTGTTCTAATTGACCATTGATCTTTCTGAAAACTGACTTCAATTTTAACTGAATTTAAATTCGGGTTCACAAGAAGCTTCTCTATTAAAGGAGATATTAGACATTGATGTGTAAGATCTTCTTGTAGACTTTTTGATCTTCCAGAATTTTCATTCACTCCTTGAATGATATCTTGcttcatcataaaaaaaataggatTATACTTTTCAATTACAAATTATCAATACCACATTTTGtttatatgattattattaaacttTGCAGTTGAGGCTACGGTTTGTGAGAAATTAAGCCATCTCGGTACTTTGGATGCTGTTTCAAACTCAGAAGATCCTCGAGCATGCACCCTATATGCccataatatatatgatactaATCGTGTTATAGAGGTTTGTGTTTGAAtagaaaatttttcataaaGTTCTTAAAGAGATTTTTGGATTTTGGGTACTAAGGAAAATGGAGAGCCCGTTagtttctccttttttttcacTATGACTAATATACTTGTGCTAAATCGTTGAAATGTCTTATTCTTCAGCTTGATCAAAGGCCTTCTACTAATTATATGGAAAAGCTACAGAAATTTATCACTCCAATCATGCGAGGGATTCTAATTGATTGGCTAGTGGAGGTTAGTAGTAGTACTCATTCATAGCTTGTCATAAACAAATTGAATTTTGTCCAGATATTCAGGCTTCAAATATATGCATAGTTTCTTCTGTCATAACTATATCAAGAACACCAGATGTGGTTTTATACGAATATAATTTTGCTAGAGCTCACTTTATCTTGAGTTCTAAGCCGGTGTCAAACTCCTTATTTCAGGTTTCTGAAGAATATAAGCTGATCTCTGACACACTTTACCTCACTGTGAATCTCATTGATCGGTTTCTCTCTCAAAGTTACATTGAAAGACATAGATTACAACTTCTTGGTGTTACTTGCATGTTAATCGCCTCGTAAGTTCTAAATCTAGTGGGCTGATGTTCATGGTATTAAACATGAAAAGTACATTCACATGAAATATTTTGCCTTGCAAAGATTTATGCCACATAAATTCTCTTGAACTCGATTACTGCTGATGTGGCTATAATTCCCACCAGAATAGAAAAGTTCTTATGAACTCCTGGTATTAAATGATGGTGGAAAAAAATGTAAGCTATCAAGActtgaaacaaaattttatgTGTGAAGGCCTGTACGTCTACATGATCTTTAAACATCAGAGTCCAAACTTTCAACATTATTACC
This genomic window from Benincasa hispida cultivar B227 chromosome 4, ASM972705v1, whole genome shotgun sequence contains:
- the LOC120075256 gene encoding cyclin-A2-1-like translates to MMKEMKVAVRITRSQSNSSSRLGAISPSLQLSLKELRKRGHTENSEQAQLDGSNASPTITVGVRRKRRAVLKDVTNMSCESNNLGCLHASKVQVQEVSQIESLEDSPIKRMAESRGTSPVMMSDKKETTQENKFQSVIGCKNCAFPVPSGSNDHQMKVEATVCEKLSHLGTLDAVSNSEDPRACTLYAHNIYDTNRVIELDQRPSTNYMEKLQKFITPIMRGILIDWLVEVSEEYKLISDTLYLTVNLIDRFLSQSYIERHRLQLLGVTCMLIASKYEEVCAPFVEEFCCITDNTYAREEVLEMEGEVLNVLNFQLSVPTTKTFLRRFVQVAQASCKEPCVEFEHLTNYLAELTLGEYSFLRFLPSAVAASVVFLARWILHQPNQPWNEALEQYTNYSASKLKTTVLALEDLRLKSRDCPLNAVFQKYRQQKFGSVATLTSTKSVLSALPNQTDT